A stretch of Telopea speciosissima isolate NSW1024214 ecotype Mountain lineage chromosome 11, Tspe_v1, whole genome shotgun sequence DNA encodes these proteins:
- the LOC122645244 gene encoding beta-glucosidase BoGH3B-like, whose protein sequence is MAQIDRSVASPDVLINHSIGSVVNGVVPNVPSVIAPNATPAMWADLIDGFQKSALSARLGIPIIYGTDAVHGHNNALGATIFPHNVGLGAARDEDLMVRIGSATALEVQGTGMQYTFAPCVAVCRDPRWGRCYESYSEDTQIVKSMAKIILGLQGYPPHNHTLGYPFAHGGMKVLACAKHYAADGGTQGGVDEHNTVTTYDDMYRIHMTPYIDAIAMGVSTIMASYSSWNGIKMHANPFLLTRILKQEMSFQGMVISDWEAIDRMTNPPGSHYKESLKAAINAGIDMVMIPYKYQQYITYMTELVSSGDIPISRIDDAVRRILRVKFILGLFEQPMADRSLHPMVGHKKHRELAREAVRKSLVLLKNRNGEKKMLPLSKNAPKILVVGSHAHNIGYQCGGWTVSWKGGSGNITEGTTILEGIKRAVSKQTRVMFQAKPDKQFVNNNRDSSYAIVVVGELPYAETDGDSKELRLAQDGEETIKTVCEEVKCLVIIVSGRPVVIEPYVDMMEALVAAWLPGSEAGKGIADVIFGDYDFQGKLPRTWFRRVDQLPMNFGDPYYDPLYPFGYGLQMGMQSYKRGHGVSSSSASSFSSI, encoded by the exons ATGGCCCAAATCGATCGTTCCGTCGCCTCTCCTGACGTTCTTATAAATCATTCCATCG GGAGTGTAGTGAACGGAGTAGTGCCGAACGTTCCTTCTGTTATAGCGCCAAATGCAACCCCTGCTATGTGGGCGGACTTGATCGATGGATTCCAGAAGTCTGCGTTATCGGCAAGGCTTGGGATTCCCATAATATATGGCACTGACGCAGTCCATGGCCATAATAACGCCCTCGGTGCCACTATTTTTCCTCATAACGTCGGCCTTGGAGCTGCAAG GGATGAGGATTTAATGGTGAGGATCGGAAGTGCCACTGCTTTGGAGGTTCAAGGCACCGGAATGCAGTACACTTTCGCTCCCTGTGTTGCT GTGTGTAGGGATCCGCGGTGGGGTCGGTGCTACGAGAGCTACAGCGAGGATACACAGATTGTGAAGAGCATGGCCAAGATCATACTAGGCTTACAGGGCTACCCTCCTCACAATCACACACTCGGTTACCCCTTCGCGCACGG GGGAATGAAAGTTCTGGCTTGTGCAAAACACTACGCCGCCGATGGTGGGACACAAGGAGGGGTCGACGAGCACAACACGGTGACTACATATGACGACAtgtatcgcatccacatgaccCCTTATATTGATGCAATCGCCATGGGGGTGTCGACTATCATGGCTTCTTACTCTAGCTGGAACGGGATCAAGATGCATGCCAACCCTTTCCTCCTCACTCGCATTCTCAAACAAGAGATGTCCTTCCAG GGTATGGTCATATCAGACTGGGAAGCAATTGACCGGATGACCAACCCACCCGGTTCACACTACAAAGAAAGCCTGAAGGCAGCAATCAACGCTGGAATCGACATGGTCATGATCCCTTACAAATACCAGCAATACATCACATATATGACGGAGCTTGTGTCTTCCGGCGACATTCCGATCAGCAGGATTGATGATGCTGTGAGGCGAATCCTTAGGGTGAAGTTCATTCTTGGGCTTTTCGAACAGCCCATGGCTGACCGGTCTCTCCATCCCATGGTTGGACACAAG AAACATAGGGAATTAGCAAGAGAAGCCGTGAGGAAGAGTTTGGTGTTGTTGAAGAATAGAaatggagagaagaagatgcTTCCTTTGAGCAAGAATGCCCCAAAGATTCTTGTGGTTGGGTCTCATGCACACAACATCGGCTACCAATGTGGAGGGTGGACTGTTTCATGGAAGGGCGGCTCAGGCAACATCACCGAAGGAACAACAATCTTAGAAGGCATCAAGAGGGCTGTTAGCAAGCAGACCCGGGTCATGTTCCAAGCAAAACCTGACAAGCAATTCGTTAACAATAACCGGGATTCTTCCTATGCAATCGTGGTTGTCGGTGAGCTCCCATATGCGGAAACAGACGGCGATAGTAAAGAGCTCAGGCTTGCACAGGACGGGGAGGAGACAATCAAGACTGTGTGCGAGGAGGTGAAATGTCTGGTTATCATTGTGTCGGGTCGACCCGTTGTGATAGAGCCTTATGTTGACATGATGGAGGCATTGGTGGCTGCTTGGCTTCCAGGGAGTGAAGCTGGAAAAGGGATTGCTGATGTTATATTTGGGGATTATGATTTCCAGGGTAAGCTTCCGAGGACATGGTTCCGGCGGGTCGACCAGCTACCGATGAATTTTGGGGATCCGTATTATGACCCGCTGTACCCGTTTGGGTATGGGCTCCAAATGGGTATGCAATCATACAAAAGAGGCCATGGTGTTTCATCCTCCTCTGCATCATCTTTTTCATCTATTTGA
- the LOC122645246 gene encoding uncharacterized protein LOC122645246, with the protein MASVRGGEEAATVSPKSRVKFLCSHGGKILPRPSDGQLKYVGGETRVLAFPCNIGFSELMKKLAAIAETELVLKYKLIPEDLDVLVSVTSDEDLNHMLHEYDRHETQLSEGGSTPRLRTFLFCSHPPTPIENPMNDGRMNNMASNSLEQRYIDAINLVRSPNFNIRSSSAGINCPTISSAGTSPRSSIPEGFSGGMNDMHRVNSSPNLSSLPQQKPPWSPNATATCTFLLSSIKATFLVFKWVWTWKVWDKPCLIGPE; encoded by the coding sequence ATGGCATCGGTTCGTGGTGGAGAGGAAGCGGCGACGGTGTCGCCGAAGAGTCGTGTGAAGTTCTTGTGTAGCCATGGTGGGAAGATATTGCCAAGGCCAAGCGATGGCCAGCTCAAGTACGTTGGCGGCGAGACACGTGTCCTCGCCTTTCCTTGCAACATTGGTTTCTCAGAGCTAATGAAGAAGCTTGCTGCTATAGCTGAAACTGAACTAGTACTCAAGTACAAATTGATACCAGAAGACTTGGACGTCTTAGTTTCTGTAACATCCGACGAGGACCTCAACCACATGCTCCACGAATATGATCGCCATGAGACACAATTATCCGAAGGTGGTAGTACCCCAAGGCTTCGAACCTTCTTGTTCTGCTCTCACCCGCCTACACCAATCGAAAACCCAATGAACGATGGCCGAATGAACAATATGGCTAGCAATTCACTCGAGCAACGTTACATTGATGCAATCAACCTAGTACGTAGCCCTAATTTTAACATAAGAAGTAGCTCTGCCGGTATTAACTGTCCGACGATCTCGTCGGCCGGAACATCCCCAAGATCAAGTATCCCTGAGGGATTTAGTGGCGGAATGAATGATATGCATAGGGTCAATAGCTCTCCTAatcttagtagccttccacagCAAAAACCACCATGGTCACCAAATGCAACAGCAACATGCACATTCTTATTATCCTCCATCAAGGCTACATTTCTCGTATTCAAATGGGTGTGGACATGGAAGGTTTGGGACAAACCCTGTCTCATTGGGCCGGAGTGA